From one Aptenodytes patagonicus unplaced genomic scaffold, bAptPat1.pri.cur scaffold_43, whole genome shotgun sequence genomic stretch:
- the LOC143173257 gene encoding LOW QUALITY PROTEIN: adenylate cyclase type 10-like (The sequence of the model RefSeq protein was modified relative to this genomic sequence to represent the inferred CDS: deleted 1 base in 1 codon; substituted 1 base at 1 genomic stop codon), whose amino-acid sequence MATGCVAAGEGPVVAKSCVCRRQLVLGNGGSSWKFSNRSLQEPPFGTVLEERASRPAQRPRAHCATRTVRXGPRPPPSGARPSSPEVPRVHRALTMASAWERKHHRSGLEKAAVFLPRLLAEVSPKSDSQTVHGVLLFADISGFTALTEKFIQRSGADRGTDELAQTLNYYLCDILEEMLIFGGDILKFAGDAVLVLWRTGPQELAKTISLVLQCSWQIQKKCGSRDTHVGQKVQLKIGISAGSMSLLTVGDKRRQYFLICGQALGEVCEAEQLANAGEVILSATSWELCEQHRLRTKRLAGKRAVKVTGMDWMSWSECQDALRKLVQRSVSHGLEGEGAMRPAFLLPNDYDAEEVLRQYIPEAALRKLDDSVPLDLFSELRPVTSLFIQLRLAEDKTTVEVYTILHNASRMMREILCPHKGELNKVLRFDKGCTFLCVFGLAGEKLPYESLHALQSAIQIFNSCSTMLGEREAVSVAVTSGTVFCGLTGHPVRYEYTVIGQKVNLAARMMVHYPGLVSCDAVTYATSRLPPYYFRELPAREMKGLRHPGTVYQYVGIPEESIFGMALTKKRSEYVPLLGREKEIDLFVSCLKAYKALGERHILAFEGPMGSGKSHLLTELAYLGQAAGHRVVAMELLEVNVRQSFSAIRTLTARALGLQDCELCSDRQCMLQTKLRGTIEESSYCLLNDVFLVKFPVSDKVREMPESQRKTELHSTWAKVLEKAIGAEFGIFVIDNAHFIDPASWSIMSPLLQDVSLFTVMSLAPGYARTESFCKAAAENTTSQQITCLHLDELKPSAMVQKVCQGLGVVSISRDLARFLIQRSLGVPYYCEELLRCLCCNDMLLFRNRRRGEKAEDNWENLIIEASALAATSSSSAGNDGRVCIIRPDVNLENTMLPASLKEIALAQLDRIKPLKQMVLKFAAVIGPVFTTQLLSHILPTGVRPKMNCLLNTLVSDNILKRLKSTEVPEDVQDPTKGPATSLRAERGVERPSLSKTTVEQQSGVLAFCVLLLREAAYELWPERQRVALHCKCAAFLEQHTHKCKSCSQGDFVAFHRFAVTSTQDGGSPHGPAAQGDSRSWEALVLAGEQLKRARTHGTEGRFLAKSKQTTELPSKTDGKHNGTCECKAIVESVLVPLARHYMAMGDAARAFYYLLECAAAYLHVSNSYMALMKLNEAEVLRSSVEKKVNVIARFEEATFFSLKGEVCCHMGRLKLAKKMIRKALSLLKRQFPRTSVGAFVKPQLEKFQCAAYVARRASSLPQEARRKRLAWLLRQSCCLSLLEHLFSLEGTSSGRTFSRLAARMKANTDRAADSYRAADSRHR is encoded by the exons ATGGCGACAGGCTGtgtagctgcaggggaaggaccagTGGTAGCAAAGAGCTGTGTGTGCCGGCGGCAGCTGGTCCTTGGGAAcgggggaagcagctggaaattcAGCAACAGGTCGCTGCAGGAGCCTCCCTTCGGCACTGTCCTCGAAGAA AGGGCCAGTCGTCCCGCACAGAGGCCCCGGGCTCACTGTGCAACTCGCACTGTGCGGTGaggtcctcgtcctcctcccagcGGGGCACGGCCATCTTCTCCTGAGGTACCCCGTGTG CACAGGGCGCTGACAATGgcttctgcctgggagaggaaACATCACCGCTCaggcctggagaaagcagcagttttcctccccAGACTCCTTGCTGAGGTCTCCCCCAAGAGCGACAGTCAGACTGTCCACGGAGTGTTgctctttgcagatatttcag GTTTCACTGCTCTGACGGAGAAATTCATCCAGAGGAGCGGCGCAGACAGAGGCACCGATGAGCTGGCGCAAACCCTCAATTACTACCTGTGTGACATTTTGGAGG AGATGCTGATTTTTGGAGGAGACATCTTGAAGTTTGCTG gggatgctgtgctggtgctgtggagaacaggaCCCCAGGAGCTGGCTAAGACCATCAGCCTGGTGCTGCAATGTAGCTGGCAGATCCAGAAGAAGTGTGGGAGTCGTGACACGCACGTGGGTCAGAAGGTCCAACTGAAGATAG gGATCTCTGCAGGGTCCATGAGCCTCCTGACTGTCGGAGACAAGAGGCGGCAGTACTTCTTGATCTGCGGCCAGGCCCTGGGTGAAGTTTGTGAGGCTGAACAGCTTGCGAATGCAGGTGAAGTTATCCTCTCAGCCACCTCCTGGGAGCTCTGTGAGCAGCACCGGCTCAGGACCAAGCGTCTTGCAGGCAAAAGAGCTGTGAAG GTTACAGGCATGGATTGGATGTCTTGGTCAGAATGCCAAGACGCTTTACGCAAGCTTGTACAACGCTCAGTGAGCCACGgcttggaaggggaag gCGCCATGAGgcctgcttttctcttgcccaaTGATTATGATGCGGAGGAGGTGCTTAGGCAGTACATaccagaagctgctctcaggaag CTTGATGACAGCGTGCCGCTGGACCTCTTCTCTGAGCTACGGCCAGTCACCAGCCTCTTCATCCAGCTGCGGCTGGCTGAGGATAAAACCACAGTGGAAGTCTACACGATCCTCCACAATGCCAGCAGGATGATGCGAGAAATCCTCTGTCCTCACAAGGGCGAACTCAACAAAGTCCTCCGGTTTGATAAA ggctgcacgttcctctgtgtgtttggacTCGCTGGAGAAAAGCTGCCCTACGAGAGCCTTCACGCCTTGCAGAGTGCTATTCAGATCTTCAACTCGTGCTCCACAATGCTCGGGGAAAGAGA ggcagtgtcTGTTGCAGTTACCAGCGGGACGGTGTTCTGCGGACTCACTGGCCACCCTGTGAGATATGAATACACAG TCATTGGCCAGAAGGTGAATTTGGCAGCCCGGATGATGGTGCACTACCCCGGGCTGGTGTCCTGTGATGCAGTGACCTACGCCACCTCTCGGCTGCCCCCTTACTACTTCAGGGAGCTGCCGGCGAGAGAGATGAAAGGCCTTAGGCATCCTGGCACTGTCTACCAATATGTGGGGATCCCCGAGGAGAG CATATTTGGCATGGCTCTTACCAAGAAGAGGTCCGAGTACGTCCCATTGCTGG gtcggGAGAAGGAGATTGACCTCTTTGTCAGCTGCTTGAAAGCCTATAAGGCTTTAGGAGAAAGGCACATCCTGGCATTTGAGGGCCCGATGGGCTCCGGAAAGAGCCACTTACTTACTGAACTGGCCTATTTaggccaggctgctggccacag GGTAGTTGCCATGGAACTGCTAGAGGTCAACGTGAGGcagtccttctctgccatccGTACGCTGACGGCCAGGGCCCTGGGCCTCCAGGACTGTGAACTGTGCAGTGACAGGCAGTGCATGCTGCAGACAAAGCTCCGAGGGACAATCGAAGAGAGCAGCTATTGCCTCCTCAATGACGTTTTCCTTGTCAAG TTTCCCGTTTCGGACAAGGTTCGCGAGATgcctgaaagtcaaaggaaaacggAATTGCACTCGACTTGGGCAAAAGTGCTAGAGAAG gccattggagcagaatttggcatatTTGTCATCGACAATGCCCATTTCATCGACCCTGCCTCCTGGAGTATCATGTCACCCCTGCTCCAAGACGTCTCCCTCTTCACGGTCATGAGCTTAGCTCCAGGCTACGCGCGAACAGAGAGCTTTTGCAAAGCCGCAGCAGAGAACACAACATCCCAGCAGATCACCTGTCTTCACCTGGACGAGCTGAAACCTTCAGCCATGGTGCAGAAAGTCTGCCAGGGCCTTGGAGTGGTCAGCATCTCCAGGGATCTAGCGAG GTTCCTGATCCAAAGAAGCTTGGGGGTCCCCTATTACTgcgaggagctgctgcgctgccttTGTTGCAACGACATGCTCTTGTTCCGCAACCGGAGGCGgggtgaaaaagcagaggacaacTGGGAGAACCTGATCA TCGAGGCTTCAGCCCTCGCAGCAACCTCGAGCTCCAGCGCGGGGAATGATGGCAGGGTCTGCATCATCAGACCAGACGTGAACCTGGAGAACACCATGCTGCCCGCCAGCTTGAAAG AGATTGCGCTGGCTCAGCTGGACCGGATAAAGCCGCTGAAGCAGATGGTTTTGAAGTTTGCAGCTGTCATCGGGCCAGTGTTTACCACCCAGCTGCTGTCGCACATCCTTCCCACTGGCGTCAGGCCCAAGATGAACTGCTTGTTGAACACGTTGGTGAGCGACAACATCCTTAAGCGTCTGAAAAGCACAGAGGTGCCAGAAGATGTCCAAGATCCTACCAAGGGGCCAGCCACCTCTCTGCGGGCAGAGCGCG gtgtGGAGAGGCCCTCTCTGAGCAAGACGACTGTGGAGCAGCAGTCTGGCGTCCTGGccttctgtgtcctgctgctgcgaGAGGCTGCCTATGAGCTGTGGCCCGAGAGACAGCGGGTCGCCTTGCACTGCAAGTGTGCCGCCTTCCTGGAGCAGCACACGCAcaaatgcaagagctgcagccaaggggactttgttgccttccaccGCTTCGCCGTCACCAGCACCCAGGACGGAGGGAGCCCTCatggccctgctgcccagggcgACTCCCGCAGCTGGGAGGCCTTGGTGCTTGCAGGAGAACAGCTGAAGAGGGCTAGGACCCACGGCACTGAGG GGCGGTTTCTGGCAAAGAGCAAACAGACAACTGAGCTGCCCAGCAAGACCGACGGGAAGCACAACGGCACATGTGAATGCAAAGCCATCGTGGAATCGGTGCTTGTGCCTTTGGCTCGCCACTACATGGCAATGGGCGATGCTGCCAGAGCCTTTTACTACCTTCTGGAGTGCGCGGCTGCCTACCTGCATGTCTCCAACAGCTACATG GCCCTCATGAAGCTGAACGAAGCGGAGGTCCTGAGGAGCTCAgtagagaagaaagtgaatgtgataGCCCGCTTTGAAGAGGCCACCTTCTTCAGCCTCAAAGGGGAG gtcTGCTGTCACATGGGACGCCtgaagctggcaaagaaaatgatcaggaagGCGCTGAGCCTGCTCAAAAGGCAGTTTCCCCGGACCTCCGTTGGAGCCTTTGTCAAGCCgcagctggaaaagtttcagtgtGCCGCTTATGTTGCCAGAAGAGCATCCTCCCTTCCGCAGGAGGCCCG gaggaagaggctagcctggctgctgcggcagagctgctgcctttccttactggagcacctcttcagcctggagggcaCTTCCAGCGGACGGACGTTCTCCCGCCTGGCAGCGCGCATGAAGGCCAACACGGACAGGGCGGCAGACTCCTATCGGGCAGCAGACTCCCGCCACAGATAG